One part of the Vicia villosa cultivar HV-30 ecotype Madison, WI linkage group LG6, Vvil1.0, whole genome shotgun sequence genome encodes these proteins:
- the LOC131611195 gene encoding CSC1-like protein HYP1, with translation MILSALLTSVGINLGLCFIFVTLYSILRKQPGNIVVYAPRLVSGGKLQDDGEFNLERFLPNAGWVRRAWEPSDDEFIAAAGLDAFVFIRIFVFSLKVFTFAGIVGTIFLLPINYTGTQLRDDSDFPNKSLDTFSISNVNNGSHRLWIHFCAAYVFTGVVCILLYFEYDYIASKRIACFYSSKPEPHQFTVLVRGIPVPRESTCNDAVERFFMEYHPSTYQSHSVVRRSSKLQILVTDAERLYKRLTQLKNKDNSPQRQRRDGFFGLFGHKVDLLDHYEKTLGDIADNVRIEQSFMAGKEVPAAFVSFKSRFGAAIALHLQEGVNPTHWITEQAPQPHDVYWPFFSVTFIRRWISKMVAYVACNAITILFLIPVALVQGLTHLGQLESMFPTLRSILRLTAVSQVITGYLPILILQVFLSFVPALMVMLSSLQGYISWSQIQRSACTKVLWFTIWNIFFANVLSGSALYRLNYLLEPKEFPRVLAEAVPAQASFFVAYVVAFGWTNIASELFQLIPLFYNYVNRFFGGDCGDDFEAPTIPYHKEVPRILFFGLLGVTYFILAPLILPFLLVYFCLGYIIYRNQLLYVYVPKFETRGEFWPTVHNYTIFSLILMHIIVIGIFGLKKLPIASGLILPLPIATLLFNEYCQKRFFPIFQAYPVECLIKKDRQDRNNPNMSEFYDKLTKAYTDPALMPIKYSGGCRSRRTPLLSSESQNSVRESSSHDNLV, from the exons ATGATTCTTTCTGCTCTTCTAACTTCAGTAGGAATTAATCTTGGcctttgttttatatttgttaccCTGTACTCTATATTGAGGAAGCAGCCTGGTAATATTGTTGTCTATGCACCGCGCTTAGTTTCTGGAGGGAAACTCCAAGACGATGGTGAGTTTAACTTGGAACGCTTTTTACCTAATGCTGGTTGGGTGAGAAGAGCATGGGAGCCTTCTGATGATGAATTTATAGCAGCTGCAGGCTTAGATGCTTTTGTCTTCATCCGTATATTTGTATTTAG TTTAAAAGTATTTACATTTGCTGGAATTGTTGGGACAATCTTTCTTCTTCCGATTAATTATACGGGGACTCAGCTTCGTGATGATTCTGATTTTCCGAACAAGTCCTTGGATACCTTCAGTATTTCAAACGTTAATAATGGTTCACATAG GTTATGGATTCATTTTTGCGCTGCTTATGTTTTCACCGGGGTTGTTTGCATTCTTCTTTATTTT GAGTATGATTACATTGCATCAAAAAGAATTGCTTGCTTCTATTCATCCAAGCCGGAGCCTCATCAGTTTACTGTATTAGTACGAGGTATTCCTGTTCCTCGTGAGAGTACATGTAATGATGCTGTCGAGCGATTCTTCATGGAGTATCACCCTTCTACTTATCAATCACACTCAGTTGTCCGTCGAAGCAGCAAACTTCAAATTCTAGTT ACTGATGCGGAGAGACTGTACAAAAGGCTTACCCAACTGAAAAACAAAGATAACTCTCCTCAAAGGCAGAGGCGTGATGGGTTTTTTGGACTCTTTGGGCATAAGGTTGATCTGTTAGATCATTATGAGAAGACATTGGGAGACATTGCAGATAATGTGAGAATAGAACAGTCTTTCATGGCAGGAAAG GAAGTTCCAGCTGCCTTTGTCTCATTTAAGTCACGATTTGGTGCTGCAATAGCTTTGCACTTGCAAGAAGGTGTCAATCCCACACACTGGATCACTGAACAAGCTCCACAGCCTCATGATGTTTATTGGCCTTTCTTTTCTGTTACTTTCATTAGAAGATGGATCAGCAAGATGGTGGCTTATGTTGCCTGCAATGCTATTACAATTCTATTTTTAATCCCAGTAGCACTAGTTCAAGGTCTTACCCATCTTGGTCAGCTGGAAAGCATGTTCCCTACTCTGAGAAGCATACTGAGACT GACAGCTGTGAGCCAAGTTATAACAGGATACCTTcccattctgattcttcaggtgtTTCTGTCCTTTGTGCCAGCTCTTATGGTTATGCTTTCATCCTTGCAAGGCTACATTTCATGGAGTCAGATTCAAAGAAGTGCATGCACTAAAGTATTATGGTTTACCATCTGGAACATTTTCTTCGCAAATGTTCTATCAGGGTCCGCTCTCTACCGATTGAATTACCTTCTTGAGCCCAAAGAGTTTCCTAGAGTACTAGCTGAAGCTGTACCAGCACAG GCATCATTCTTCGTGGCATATGTTGTGGCATTCGGATGGACTAATATAGCATCAGAACTTTTTCAATTGATTCCACTTTTTTACAATTATGTAAATAGATTTTTCGGTGGAGATTGTGGTGATGATTTTGAAGCGCCCACAATTCCTTACCACAAGGAAGTTCCTAGGATTCTTTTCTTTGGTCTTCTTGGTGTAACATACTTTATCCTTGCTCCTCTGATACTGCCATTTCTCTTGGTCTATTTTTGTTTGGGATACATCATTTACCGCAACCAG CTGTTATATGTTTATGTACCTAAATTCGAGACGAGAGGAGAATTTTGGCCTACAGTGCACAACTACACGATTTTTTCATTGATACTAATGCACATAATTGTAATTGGGATATTTGGGCTGAAGAAGCTTCCAATAGCATCTggcttgattcttcctcttcctATTGCCACACTTCTTTTCAACGAGTACTGCCAGAAACGGTTCTTTCCTATATTCCAGGCTTATCCCGTTGAA TGTTTGATCAAGAAAGATAGACAAGATCGAAATAATCCCAACATGTCTGAATTTTATGATAAATTGACCAAAGCATATACTGATCCAGCTCTGATGCCAATCAAGTATTCTGGAGGGTGTCGCAGTCGCAGGACTCCCCTACTTAGCTCTGAATCTCAAAATAGCGTCCGGGAAAGTTCATCACATGACAATCTTGTATAA